In Terriglobia bacterium, one DNA window encodes the following:
- a CDS encoding PAS domain-containing protein, which yields MIRTLAQAAATLSGPVLMAGNIHLVDRRGKQGPIDPKRQVEISTLLESIPEAAVIVDHNGRIVDANSVACHLVGRTREELLGVAAGETGLLVEGEDEETHEPIVQRVLSGQMVRHDRRALRDSKTGVVNELLVSANPILDEQGRPIAALLIARDVTELTQLQRRIADIERHRAIGEMAAALAHDFNNILDTIAQAAAVMESSMDSPAGERKPLLDMIHNAVRRGAEMVQRIREYLRTGEGASRPIDVSTIAAEAVELARPLWQKANVRVTTSLAAVPNVCANAADLRRVFTNLIINAIEAMPQGGELTITCGPRENQVVTTVSDNGIGIPPTDQSRVFFAYFTTKPRGTGLGLSGAQKILLSYGGNISFHSEPGKGTTFTIVLPAASG from the coding sequence GCGGCCCTGTGCTCATGGCCGGCAATATTCACCTGGTAGACCGGCGCGGCAAGCAGGGTCCAATCGATCCCAAGCGCCAGGTGGAAATCTCCACTCTGCTGGAAAGCATCCCGGAAGCCGCCGTGATCGTGGACCACAACGGCCGCATCGTGGATGCCAACAGCGTCGCCTGTCATTTGGTGGGAAGAACGCGCGAGGAACTGCTCGGCGTGGCAGCGGGGGAGACGGGCCTGCTGGTGGAAGGGGAGGACGAGGAAACGCACGAGCCGATTGTGCAGCGCGTGCTCAGCGGGCAAATGGTGCGGCACGACCGCCGCGCGTTGCGCGACTCGAAGACCGGCGTGGTCAACGAACTGCTAGTGTCGGCCAATCCCATCCTCGACGAGCAGGGACGGCCAATCGCGGCGCTGCTGATCGCCCGCGACGTGACCGAGCTGACGCAATTGCAGCGGCGCATCGCCGACATCGAGCGGCATCGCGCCATCGGTGAGATGGCCGCCGCGCTGGCGCACGACTTCAACAACATCCTCGACACCATCGCGCAGGCCGCGGCGGTGATGGAAAGCAGCATGGATAGCCCAGCCGGCGAGCGCAAGCCGCTGCTCGACATGATCCATAACGCGGTTCGCCGCGGGGCTGAAATGGTGCAGCGAATTCGCGAGTACCTGCGCACCGGGGAAGGCGCATCGCGGCCGATCGACGTTAGCACCATCGCCGCCGAGGCGGTGGAACTGGCGCGGCCTTTGTGGCAAAAGGCGAACGTCAGGGTAACGACATCGCTGGCGGCGGTTCCCAACGTGTGCGCCAACGCCGCTGACCTGCGGCGCGTGTTCACCAACCTCATCATCAACGCCATCGAGGCGATGCCTCAGGGCGGCGAACTCACCATTACCTGCGGCCCGCGCGAGAATCAAGTGGTGACGACAGTTTCCGACAACGGTATCGGTATCCCGCCGACGGACCAGAGCAGAGTCTTCTTCGCGTATTTCACCACCAAGCCGCGCGGAACGGGTTTGGGACTGTCAGGCGCGCAGAAAATCCTGCTGTCATACGGCGGCAACATTTCCTTCCACAGCGAGCCGGGAAAGGGGACGACGTTCACCATCGTGCTTCCGGCAGCGAGTGGGTAG
- a CDS encoding antibiotic biosynthesis monooxygenase, translating to MITRVVNVTTKPGKAKELCHKLHKDVLGILKSHPGFIDEIVLIADHDADQVLAMSFWKAKEDAEAFQRQEFKRINEMIEHLAHTTAEVHIYGVETSTVHHVAEGKATA from the coding sequence ATGATTACTCGCGTGGTCAACGTAACAACCAAGCCAGGCAAGGCAAAAGAACTCTGCCACAAGTTGCACAAAGACGTGCTCGGCATTCTGAAGTCCCACCCCGGATTCATCGATGAAATCGTGCTGATCGCCGACCACGATGCCGATCAGGTGCTGGCGATGAGTTTCTGGAAGGCGAAAGAGGATGCCGAGGCCTTCCAGCGCCAGGAGTTCAAGCGCATCAACGAAATGATCGAGCACTTGGCGCACACCACGGCCGAGGTCCACATTTATGGCGTCGAGACCTCCACCGTGCATCACGTGGCCGAAGGTAAGGCAACAGCCTAG